A segment of the Bacillus pseudomycoides genome:
CTTGCAAAGCCATCAATGCATATTCATTCGCGAATTCTTCTTGAACATCAATCATATATGATTTCACAGCACCTACTGAAAGTGCTTTTTCTTTTACAAACTCTAAATCTTTACCTTCCCCTAAATCTAAGCAAAGTGCAATGATATCATAATTTTTCTCTTGTAACCATTTAATTGCAACGGAAGTATCAAGACCTCCGGAATATGCTAACACAACTTTTTTCTTCTCCATTTTATATCCCCCTAAAGAATAAATATTCATTATGATTAATATTAATTCACACTTTAACACCTTTTACAAAATGAATCAAGGGATATTATCAAAAAAATTTCTAACAATTCCGTCGAACTTCTTTCTTTTTTCGGTACAATGGAAACAGAAAATGGGGGTGTCTATATGGAACAATATTTTATATACGATGAACACCTAGGAATAGAAGTACCTGAACTACAAGAAAAATGGGAAGATATCCCTGAAAAAATGCAGCATGCTATTTTATTAAAGTGGGAACAAATTCGCGGGAAAATTCCTGATCGTATAAAAGAGCTCGAATATCATATTAATCAAAAACAACATCGTTTAAATAACGAAGAGAACTTTGAAATATCCTGTAGGCTCAATTCTGAAATCGCAGATCTTGCCTCCATCATTAATGATCTATGGCTTTGGTATCGCCTTACTCAAAGTGTGTCAGAGGGAAAAACTCATCAATAAAGGAGGAATCTATTCTTGCTCATACACCAAATAAGCCAATTAAAAAAGCATCTATAAATAGATGCTTTTTTAATAGTAATTCCATCCCTTTTCATATAGGTCTAATAAATTGGGCTCATTCAAACGGTTAACGGGTAACTCAATTACCTCCCCATTCTTTGTGATTATCTCATCTTCATCTTTCCCAAATTGAAATAGAGATGGAATCATTTCTTCTGCCAAATATTCCGTATCTACAGTAAGCCTCATACTATTTATTTTAAATTGTTCTCTAGACGCAATTGTAAATCCCCAATTTCCAAATGAAGGGATATCTAAATGATAATTTTTTGCATATAATCCTGTAGATTTTACTGTCTTACTAATTGTCCAAAAAGCTTCTGTTGCAAATACTGGTGACGTAGATTGGATGGAAACAAATCCTTCCTGAGATAAATGATTTCTAACAAGACTGTAAAATTCCCATGTGTAAAGTTTATTCAGTGCCTCATTATTGGGATCGGGTAAATCAATGATGATTACATCATAAAAATCATTCGTTTGTTTTAAAAAGTTGAATGCATCATCATTAACAAAATTCATTTTGCTAGAACGAAATGAATTTTGATTTAATCGTAGTAAATGAGGATTTTCTTTAGCTAGCTTAATCATCTCTGGATCTAAATCAACTAAAGTAATTCTTTTTACCTCTTTGTATTTTAAAATCTCTCTCGTCGCTAAACCATCTCCCCCGCCTAATACTAAAACATTGTGTTTTTTAGGAGCGAGAGACATCGGAATATGTACTAAAGCTTCATGGTATCTATGTTCATCAGCCTCTGAGAATTGCAGCTGTCCGTTTTGGTATAACCGTACATCTCCAGGGCCTTTCGTCATAATAATTTTTTGATATTTTGTTTGCTTTTTTAATACAACCGGATCTCGATATAACTTATTTTCTAATGTATACGCATATCTTTCTCCAAACAGAAAACCCAGTGCTATTATAATCGTTAAAATCATGCCAGTAACTCGTAAGTAAACATGATTCATTTCTTTTTTAAAGACAAAGCTTAACCATACCGCAACAAGGATATTGATGAACGCAATGAAAAAGGCTGTCTTAATAAGACCTAACATTGGTCTCAATAATAAAGCAAACGTCACGGTTCCGATTAAACTGCCCGCATAATCAAAGAAAAGCACTTTTGCAGTAGATTCCTTTAAATCAGCATTAATTTCTTCTGATTTCCGAATTAAAAGCGGTAATTCTAAACCAGTTAAATAACCTGTGACAACAATAATGGAATATAAGATAATTTTAGCTGTCCCGTCACCAAAGTGAGCTTGCATAAAGAAAACCATAAAAATAGAAAATCCACCAATAATGGCAATAAGGTATTCTGTTACAATAAACGTTGATAATAAGTGACGATGAAATTTTTCACTATGCATCGCTCCAATACCCATACCACTTAAAAAGAGCCCTATCGTTAAACAATAAAAAAGCGTAGAATCCCCAAACAAATATCCACCTGCCGCTCCATATAAAACCTGATATACAATGCCACAAATTGATACAATCCCTGATGAAGTGAAGATTCTTCTTTTCTGAATCGATTTTTCCTTTTCTGTCATACCTGCACTCCTTTAATAAAGTAGAACTTCCACCAGTGAAGGCCCCGCTGATGGAAAGTCCGCTCCAATCAGGCTTTAACGGGCGGTTATCTTCCACCTATATTCCTCGCTCTCTCTGAATATTGAGGTGAGATACTTACCGTCCGATAAAACGAGATAAACTCTTTTCATTTAATCAGAATAAAATATATTTTCATTGTTTCATGGAAAAAAGAACCTGCGCTGGCAAGTTCTTCTACGAAATAGCTCCCGATGTTATTAATGCTATTGCTAAGGAAATACTTGCAGCGATAATTCCTACCGCAACATTTCCACTTTCAATTTCTTTATCAACACGAACGCGCGGAGTGAGAAACTCAAAGATAAAATAACCAATTAGCATAAGTACAAAACCAATAACACCCCAAATTGCCGCACCAAGAAGAGAATCATTCGTAGCAATAGCTGATTTCATAATTAACGTAATCCCTATTATTTTTCCAAAAAACTGAATGGCAACAGCTTTATTTCCTTTTAGTAACTGCTCCCGATCATTATACGGTGTAATCATTTCAAAAATAAACATACAAATGATTGTTACACCTAATAAAACAACAAAATAAAGAAGCGTATGTAATACTTCTTGTACATCTAAAATTTCATTAAACATAAACCATATCCCCCTATTTCCCTGTTCCTGGGCCACCGCCACGAACTGTACTCCCGCTTCGTATGGAGCCGCTCTCTGATGATTTTTTTTCAATGTTCACTGAAAAGCCTCTACCGCCAGATCCTGAAGAACTCGAGCCTTCTTCCTCTTGGAAATTAGCAGGATTATTGCTAAAAGCACTTACGTATCCTCTGTAACCACTTCTTTTTTTCTTATTATCAAAATCTGCTTTATTCCAACCATAAAGCGTAGCAGCAACACCTAATACACCCATTGTTTCAAGTAAAGAGAAATCATAACTATTTTCAGCAAAATCTTCATTTGCTACCTCAACAACTGTATGATTTGAATTTATTGGATCCTGAGTGATTTGGATAAATTCTTCATTGGAACTTTCAGGATACAGAATAAACATTTCTGTATCACTTTCTTTCGAAACATACTTTGGCTTTTCATTAGCAATAATTTCTTGCGCCACTTCTTTTACAGTTTTGTTTTCCACTGTGTAGACCTGGGCACTATCACCTAAATCATTTTCCATTGTTTCAATGTGCTCATAGTTAGATGAGACAAATCCATCTGTACTACAAGCTGTTAAAATTAATAGTAACGATGAGATAATCAAAAAAATTTTTTTCATTGTGAACGATATTACCCCCTGTAGTAAATTACGTCTTCAATTATAATTGGGTTATATAGGAAAAACCACTAAAATATGATATCGCTACAAAAAATCCTTCCTGCTTACGAGAAATACGTTTCATTTCATTTTTTATCCCGCATTAACAGGCAGTAAGACCCCCACCTCAAAATTCAGCAAAAGCAAAGAAGTTAGGCGGGGGATGAACTGCCCGTAAAAGCCCGATTGATGAGGGCTGATAATCAATGGGGGATGAAGCCCCCCCACTGATTAAAGTTTCACTTTATAACAAGCTTTGCAATATACTTCTTGTGCTGATTTAGCCAAGCATACATCAAACGGTCCAACTAACAAGTTCCGTTCTTTTGGTAACTTTATAAAAGCAACAATTTCTTCTTCATATTGAATCTTTCTCTGGCAAGCAGAACACTTCAATTCTTTTCTTTTAAACATATCTTTGAACATGCTATATTCTCCCCCCATCAATCTATATTAATATCATCTCATAAAGATTTACTTTTGTGAAAAATTCACATTTCATGTCCTCTTTTTCATATACTAATGAAAAGAGTTTGTAAGAAAAACACTACTCTAACGGAGGTAAAATCTTATGAAAGCTTTATTTATTATCATTTTAACTCTTCTTAGTGTCATTAGTTGGGATGCTTTCTTCAAAGTGAAAGAGGATACCCCAAAAACGGACGATTAAACTTCAATGATTCTTTCCATCCCTTATTGGACAAACCCTTAGAACCATTGTCCAATTTCTAAACAACTAGGACTATCCTACAAAAACATTTAAGAATAACAGCATGATTCTTGTAAACCGACAAATTCTGTAGTTTTTCTCCGGTTATTGTCGGTTTCCATCCGCATACATTTTTTGAAAGTATGATATAATAATATAAAATCTTTTACAGAAAGGATTTAGATATCATGATCGCTCGAAGGAGCATGTGGCATCGAATTGATGAATCTTACACGTAGCGTATTTTTTCAGCTCAAATATTTTAGTCTAGCGAAAAAAAATACGAGAGTGGGGAAATTATGATTGCCCGAAGGATAATTTGGCAACGAAAAGACTCTTCTTACACATAGCGTTTTGTTTAAGTCACATTGGTAATTTCTAAACAAAACAAAGAAGAGGCAGGATTGCTAAATAACAAATCCTACTCCAAGTTTTGTTTGGTCGTTTTTAGACTTAAACTAAAACGAAAGTAGGGAGAATTGATGGACGAGAGGATTATTCGTTATTTCTTCAGCGACATATAGCATAGTTAGTTTGATGTAAACTAACTAAAGGCTACATGGGCTCGTAGTTAGTTTACAAGATGAAAAGAACTACTAACTACGGAAAGAAGGAATAACGATGAGGAACATCCAAAGTCGACAAATTATTAAAGAAATTTTTATGGTTATAATCGGTTCATTTATTTTATCAACAGCACTATATCACATTCATTTCCAAAACCACTTAACTGAAGGTGGCTTTGTAGGAATTGCGCTATTTATCCAAAACTTTTTTGATATTTCACCGTCAATTTCAACTGTATTGATGGATATTCCGATCATTTTATTATGTGCTACATTTTTAGGTAAGAAGATGGTTGGTTATTCATTTATGGGTTCGATTTCATTCGGAGTGTTCTATTCTTTAATGGAAAATTTCTCTCCATTTACAGTAGATTTGTCAAATCATTTATGGATAGC
Coding sequences within it:
- a CDS encoding DUF350 domain-containing protein; the encoded protein is MFNEILDVQEVLHTLLYFVVLLGVTIICMFIFEMITPYNDREQLLKGNKAVAIQFFGKIIGITLIMKSAIATNDSLLGAAIWGVIGFVLMLIGYFIFEFLTPRVRVDKEIESGNVAVGIIAASISLAIALITSGAIS
- a CDS encoding polyamine aminopropyltransferase, which encodes MTEKEKSIQKRRIFTSSGIVSICGIVYQVLYGAAGGYLFGDSTLFYCLTIGLFLSGMGIGAMHSEKFHRHLLSTFIVTEYLIAIIGGFSIFMVFFMQAHFGDGTAKIILYSIIVVTGYLTGLELPLLIRKSEEINADLKESTAKVLFFDYAGSLIGTVTFALLLRPMLGLIKTAFFIAFINILVAVWLSFVFKKEMNHVYLRVTGMILTIIIALGFLFGERYAYTLENKLYRDPVVLKKQTKYQKIIMTKGPGDVRLYQNGQLQFSEADEHRYHEALVHIPMSLAPKKHNVLVLGGGDGLATREILKYKEVKRITLVDLDPEMIKLAKENPHLLRLNQNSFRSSKMNFVNDDAFNFLKQTNDFYDVIIIDLPDPNNEALNKLYTWEFYSLVRNHLSQEGFVSIQSTSPVFATEAFWTISKTVKSTGLYAKNYHLDIPSFGNWGFTIASREQFKINSMRLTVDTEYLAEEMIPSLFQFGKDEDEIITKNGEVIELPVNRLNEPNLLDLYEKGWNYY
- a CDS encoding radical SAM protein: MEQYFIYDEHLGIEVPELQEKWEDIPEKMQHAILLKWEQIRGKIPDRIKELEYHINQKQHRLNNEENFEISCRLNSEIADLASIINDLWLWYRLTQSVSEGKTHQ
- a CDS encoding YitT family protein; protein product: MRNIQSRQIIKEIFMVIIGSFILSTALYHIHFQNHLTEGGFVGIALFIQNFFDISPSISTVLMDIPIILLCATFLGKKMVGYSFMGSISFGVFYSLMENFSPFTVDLSNHLWIAAVLGGALAGIGLGFILRFGGATGGDDILTIVLSKRTRFTIGQIFFVFDAIVLALSLYYLTWTEIAFTILSIAVQAKTLDLIYYPKTEKKTVSIPMSKKHATN
- a CDS encoding DUF4247 domain-containing protein, with the translated sequence MKKIFLIISSLLLILTACSTDGFVSSNYEHIETMENDLGDSAQVYTVENKTVKEVAQEIIANEKPKYVSKESDTEMFILYPESSNEEFIQITQDPINSNHTVVEVANEDFAENSYDFSLLETMGVLGVAATLYGWNKADFDNKKKRSGYRGYVSAFSNNPANFQEEEGSSSSGSGGRGFSVNIEKKSSESGSIRSGSTVRGGGPGTGK